The genomic region CACTTGGATCTTCAGGATCGATGCGAATGGCACGGTCAAAATCAGCGATCGCACCGCGATCGTCTTCGAGCTTGGAAAGCGTAAAACCTCGGTTGTAATAGGCGATCGCCGAATCTGGATTCAGTGATAAAGCGCGATCGAAATCCTTTAATGCATCTTGGCGATCGCCCTTAGCAGCCCGTGCTAAACCTCGATTAGCGTAGGCTGTAGCGTTGTTGGGTTGGAGCAAAATGACCTGAGAAAAATCTGCGATCGCGGCTCGATATTTTCCTACTAGCGTTTGATATACCCCTTGTTTAAATAAGTCTTCTACCGATCGAGATTTAGTTTGATGGTCGTGCATCTCTAAAGTATTCGCTGCTGGCTGAGCCTGAGCGTTTAATGGAAACAGCAAAACCGCAAATGTGACGCAGCAGATGAGAATAACTCGATACATAGTTACTAGTGAGGGGAGGGTAGAGGGGCAGAGGAAGCTGAGGAGCTGAGGGAGCAAGACAATTCAAAATTCACGCATTAATTCCGCATTCCAAATTCCAAATTCTCTCCACTACACCCCACACCTTTTCTTCACTGACAACTGACAACTGATAACTGATTTCAGCTCCATCCTTTTTCGGATTTGTCCAGCACGTAAGAGGCGACATCCTCAATCTGCTGGACATTTAATTTTCCTTTGAAGGCAGGCATAGCATTTTTACCATTTGTGACTTGGTTGATAATTGCT from Chroococcidiopsis sp. SAG 2025 harbors:
- a CDS encoding tetratricopeptide repeat protein, with product MYRVILICCVTFAVLLFPLNAQAQPAANTLEMHDHQTKSRSVEDLFKQGVYQTLVGKYRAAIADFSQVILLQPNNATAYANRGLARAAKGDRQDALKDFDRALSLNPDSAIAYYNRGFTLSKLEDDRGAIADFDRAIRIDPEDPSAYHCRCLVRYKLGDMVGVAEDLRTVAQMYLQRGKFDAYTSLLAELKSLHELSHPKREQGAHEQGVVISHQLSVYRRYM